In the genome of Candidatus Dormiibacterota bacterium, one region contains:
- a CDS encoding DUF202 domain-containing protein: MRRPPPPGATREHLANERTLLAWIRTGVTLIALGFAMARFGAFVDERSASATSLGVPTLIGVALVGAGVAATALSLLRFVRARAQIGAGRFRAELWPEGLLALLTAALGVGVVTYLLLRG; the protein is encoded by the coding sequence GTGCGCAGACCACCACCCCCAGGTGCCACCCGCGAGCACCTCGCCAACGAGCGCACCCTGCTCGCCTGGATCCGCACCGGGGTCACCCTGATCGCCCTGGGGTTCGCGATGGCCCGCTTCGGCGCCTTCGTCGACGAGCGGTCGGCGTCGGCGACGAGCCTGGGCGTCCCCACCCTGATCGGCGTCGCCCTCGTCGGCGCCGGGGTGGCCGCGACCGCCCTCAGCCTGCTGCGCTTCGTCCGGGCCCGGGCGCAGATCGGCGCCGGCCGCTTCCGGGCCGAGCTCTGGCCCGAGGGGCTGCTCGCGCTGCTCACCGCGGCGCTGGGGGTGGGCGTGGTCACCTACCTGCTGCTGCGGGGCTGA
- a CDS encoding redoxin domain-containing protein — MLDQPAPDFRCAVAGGGTLGRDDLAGTTTVLLFYLEAATPDCRQQLVTFAAEAESLEALGARVVAISADPPERLAEWAGKLGEPFPLLSDPTGEAARAFGVWDAEQRRARRAAFILDAAGMVRLANLRYSVGRTGDVLEVFEVLERLAGG, encoded by the coding sequence GTGCTCGACCAGCCGGCACCCGACTTTCGCTGCGCGGTCGCGGGCGGTGGAACCCTGGGCCGGGACGACCTCGCCGGCACCACCACCGTGCTGCTCTTCTACCTCGAGGCGGCCACCCCGGACTGCCGGCAGCAGCTGGTCACCTTCGCCGCCGAGGCGGAGTCGCTGGAGGCGCTCGGCGCCCGGGTGGTGGCGATCAGCGCCGACCCCCCGGAGCGGCTGGCGGAGTGGGCGGGGAAGCTCGGCGAGCCCTTCCCGCTGCTCTCCGACCCCACCGGCGAGGCGGCCCGCGCCTTCGGGGTCTGGGACGCGGAGCAGCGCCGGGCCCGCCGCGCCGCCTTCATCCTCGACGCCGCCGGGATGGTGCGGCTCGCCAACCTCCGCTACTCGGTGGGCCGGACCGGCGACGTCCTCGAGGTCTTCGAGGTCCTCGAGCGGCTCGCCGGCGGCTGA